In Halorussus limi, a genomic segment contains:
- a CDS encoding amidohydrolase family protein translates to MIVEGTVLRGPDFEPIEGRVVVEDGEIVSVEQASVDSSRIVLPAFVNAHTHIGDSIAKEAGGGLSLDELVAPPDGLKHRLLRAASREEKVEAMRRSIQFMRTTGTASFLEFREGGVEGVYALREAAEGIGVDPVILGRETVEAMEAADGFGASGARDGDFSRERNATASEDKLFGIHAGERDASDINPALDLDPDFLVHMVHPEPLHLDRLEDSAVPVAVCPRSNLVTGVGVPPIAELADRTTVALGTDNVMLNSPSMFREMEFAAKLADVSAREVLRMATLNGARIADLDCGVIEEGRAGKLLVLDGDTDNLAGAQDVVRAVVRRAGVGDVADVIL, encoded by the coding sequence ATGATAGTCGAGGGGACCGTCCTCCGCGGACCGGACTTCGAACCCATCGAGGGACGGGTCGTGGTCGAGGACGGCGAAATCGTCTCCGTCGAGCAGGCATCGGTCGATTCCTCCCGAATCGTCCTCCCGGCGTTCGTCAACGCCCACACCCACATCGGCGACTCAATCGCCAAGGAGGCGGGCGGCGGTCTGAGTCTGGACGAACTCGTCGCGCCGCCGGACGGCCTGAAACACCGCCTCCTCCGGGCGGCCTCCCGCGAGGAGAAGGTCGAAGCCATGCGCCGGTCGATTCAGTTCATGCGGACGACCGGCACCGCCTCGTTCCTCGAATTCCGCGAGGGCGGCGTGGAAGGCGTCTACGCGCTCCGCGAGGCCGCGGAGGGAATCGGCGTCGACCCCGTCATCTTGGGCCGCGAGACCGTCGAGGCGATGGAGGCCGCCGACGGGTTCGGCGCGAGCGGAGCGCGCGACGGCGACTTCTCGCGCGAGCGCAACGCGACCGCCAGCGAGGACAAACTGTTCGGCATCCACGCCGGCGAGCGCGACGCCTCGGACATCAACCCCGCGCTCGACTTGGACCCCGACTTTCTGGTCCACATGGTCCACCCCGAACCGCTCCACCTCGACCGACTGGAGGACAGCGCCGTCCCGGTCGCGGTCTGCCCACGCTCGAACCTCGTGACCGGCGTCGGCGTCCCGCCCATCGCGGAACTCGCCGACCGGACCACTGTGGCGCTGGGCACCGACAACGTGATGCTCAACTCGCCGTCGATGTTCCGCGAGATGGAGTTCGCCGCCAAGTTGGCCGACGTGAGCGCCCGGGAAGTCCTCCGGATGGCGACGCTCAACGGTGCGCGAATCGCGGACCTCGACTGCGGCGTCATCGAGGAGGGTCGGGCGGGCAAACTGCTCGTCCTCGACGGCGACACGGACAACCTCGCGGGAGCGCAGGACGTGGTTCGGGCGGTCGTCCGCCGCGCCGGGGTCGGCGACGTGGCCGACGTGATTCTGTAG
- a CDS encoding DUF4013 domain-containing protein, giving the protein MLSEALTYPVRGEGREETLLVGAILAVAVGLLARLGVLAFLALVPAVMLAGYAQSVLRATVESPGGTAAAEDAPPAFRTVRALAADGLRALAVAGGYLVVPAAALLLTVGGASAGGRPDSLGITVFVFGAGTVVLFVSLGFAYLLPAALAGVARTGDLGAALDRGRLLGSARSGGYFLGWVAAVVTGAIFVVTLGSLAALGRPGEVAALAGGFYALVVVARLFGRGISG; this is encoded by the coding sequence ATGCTCAGCGAGGCGCTCACCTATCCGGTCCGCGGCGAGGGCCGCGAGGAGACCCTGCTCGTCGGCGCGATTCTGGCCGTCGCGGTCGGACTGCTCGCGCGACTCGGCGTGCTGGCGTTCCTCGCGCTCGTCCCGGCCGTCATGCTGGCCGGGTACGCCCAGTCGGTCCTCCGGGCGACCGTCGAGTCGCCCGGCGGCACCGCCGCGGCCGAGGACGCGCCGCCCGCGTTCCGGACCGTTCGGGCGCTGGCGGCCGACGGTCTCCGGGCGCTCGCCGTCGCGGGGGGCTACCTCGTCGTCCCCGCGGCCGCGCTCCTACTCACGGTCGGCGGGGCGAGCGCGGGCGGGCGACCCGACTCGCTCGGAATCACCGTGTTCGTCTTCGGCGCGGGCACGGTCGTCCTCTTCGTCTCGCTCGGGTTCGCCTACCTCCTGCCCGCGGCGCTGGCCGGAGTCGCCCGCACCGGCGACCTCGGCGCGGCGCTCGACCGGGGTCGCCTGCTCGGGAGCGCTCGGAGCGGCGGCTACTTCCTCGGATGGGTCGCAGCGGTCGTCACGGGTGCCATCTTCGTCGTCACCCTCGGGTCGCTGGCGGCGCTCGGGCGACCGGGCGAGGTGGCGGCGCTCGCCGGCGGCTTCTACGCCCTCGTCGTGGTCGCGCGCCTGTTCGGTCGTGGTATCTCGGGGTGA
- a CDS encoding tRNA uridine(34) 5-carboxymethylaminomethyl modification radical SAM/GNAT enzyme Elp3 codes for MSTETPDATETEAFERVCEELVERILDGDVERDELESEKLSVCSEYSSPKVPKNSELFDYAPEERREDLREVLQRKPVRTASGVSPVAIMTSPHQCPHGKCLYCPGGPGSEFSSSQSYTGHEPAAARGVQNDYDPYGQVTLRLEQMREIGHPVDKVELILMGGTMTARSHDYQEWFVKRALEAMNDYDTSKEPEPAEGVSFAEDPEEVDFRYLEDVIAENERNDVRAIGITFETKPDWCDPEQIDRMLDLGGTKVEVGVQTTYERINREMHRGHGVQASIDANRRLRDSAFKVGFHMMPGQPGMSKEMCLEDFRRLFEDEKWKPDYLKIYPTLVVRGTATYDWWHRDEYEPLQNEEAAELVAEIKSMIPKYTRLQRVQRDIPADFIDAGVWKSNLRQLARQKMEDHGWTCDCIRCREVGMNDEDPENVELDVMTYEAAGGTEHFISYEDPDKDLLIGFCRLREPGNPVRRELQNAALVRELHVYGPMVEVGDQSHDWQHKGYGKKLLRKAEQIAGDAGYDKVSVISGIGAREYYREKLGYHQDGPYVSKRL; via the coding sequence ATGAGTACCGAGACGCCGGACGCCACCGAGACCGAGGCGTTCGAGCGAGTCTGCGAGGAACTCGTCGAGCGCATCCTCGACGGCGACGTCGAGCGCGACGAGTTGGAGAGCGAGAAGCTGTCGGTCTGCTCGGAGTACTCCTCCCCGAAGGTGCCGAAGAACTCCGAACTGTTCGACTACGCGCCCGAGGAGCGCCGCGAGGACCTACGGGAGGTCCTCCAGCGCAAGCCGGTTCGGACCGCCTCGGGCGTCTCGCCGGTCGCCATCATGACCAGTCCCCACCAGTGCCCGCACGGCAAGTGCCTCTACTGTCCCGGCGGACCGGGGTCGGAGTTCTCGTCGTCCCAGAGCTACACCGGCCACGAACCCGCCGCCGCCCGCGGCGTCCAGAACGACTACGACCCCTACGGGCAGGTGACGCTCCGCCTCGAACAGATGCGCGAAATCGGCCACCCCGTGGACAAGGTCGAACTCATCCTGATGGGCGGGACGATGACCGCTCGCTCCCACGACTATCAGGAGTGGTTCGTCAAGCGCGCGCTGGAGGCGATGAACGACTACGACACCTCCAAGGAGCCGGAACCCGCCGAGGGAGTCAGCTTCGCCGAGGATCCCGAGGAGGTCGATTTCCGCTACCTCGAAGACGTCATCGCCGAGAACGAACGGAACGACGTGCGCGCCATCGGCATCACCTTCGAGACCAAGCCCGACTGGTGCGACCCCGAGCAGATAGACCGCATGCTCGACTTGGGCGGCACGAAGGTCGAGGTCGGCGTCCAGACCACCTACGAGCGCATCAACCGCGAGATGCACAGGGGCCACGGCGTGCAGGCGTCCATCGACGCCAACCGGCGCCTCCGGGACTCGGCGTTCAAGGTCGGCTTCCACATGATGCCCGGCCAGCCCGGAATGTCCAAGGAGATGTGTCTGGAGGACTTCCGCAGACTCTTCGAAGACGAGAAGTGGAAGCCCGACTACCTGAAAATCTACCCGACGCTCGTGGTCCGGGGCACCGCGACCTACGACTGGTGGCACCGTGACGAGTACGAACCGCTCCAGAACGAGGAGGCCGCCGAGTTGGTCGCCGAAATCAAGTCGATGATTCCGAAGTACACCCGCCTCCAGCGGGTCCAACGGGACATCCCCGCGGACTTCATCGACGCCGGCGTCTGGAAGTCGAACCTCCGGCAACTCGCCCGCCAGAAGATGGAGGACCACGGCTGGACCTGCGACTGCATCCGGTGTCGCGAGGTCGGAATGAACGACGAGGACCCCGAGAACGTCGAACTCGACGTGATGACTTACGAGGCCGCCGGGGGAACCGAACACTTCATCAGCTACGAGGACCCCGACAAGGACCTCCTGATAGGGTTCTGCCGCCTGCGCGAACCCGGAAACCCGGTCCGGCGCGAACTCCAGAACGCCGCGCTGGTCCGGGAACTCCACGTCTACGGCCCGATGGTCGAAGTCGGCGACCAGAGCCACGACTGGCAGCACAAGGGCTACGGCAAGAAACTCCTGCGGAAGGCCGAGCAAATCGCTGGCGACGCGGGCTACGACAAGGTCAGCGTCATCTCGGGCATCGGCGCCCGGGAGTACTACCGCGAGAAGTTGGGCTACCATCAGGACGGCCCGTACGTGAGCAAGCGACTCTGA
- a CDS encoding DUF4013 domain-containing protein: MFETALRYLTESDDGTETILVGGLLTLFSWLLIPAVFVAGYLQRVLTRTNAGESAPSFDDWGDLFAAGLKAIAVTLAYFALPFVLLTAVAASLFVFSVETTVVESPSVADPATVAEPVTNVGPDLLSVVIVFGGLALAGITALAAWYVLPAALARLAVEDRLGAAFEFRTLWRVVTTNSYATGWLVALVVLVVGGALVGGLASIPLVGWVLAPFAGFYLNVVAFALYGQGYREATPNDRRETVGGNEQATA; the protein is encoded by the coding sequence ATGTTCGAAACTGCACTCAGATACCTCACCGAAAGCGACGACGGCACCGAGACGATACTGGTCGGCGGGCTACTCACCCTGTTCTCGTGGCTCCTGATTCCGGCGGTGTTCGTCGCGGGCTACCTCCAGCGCGTCCTCACCCGGACGAACGCCGGGGAGTCCGCGCCGTCGTTCGACGACTGGGGCGACCTGTTCGCGGCGGGCCTGAAGGCTATCGCAGTCACGCTGGCGTACTTCGCGCTCCCGTTCGTCCTGCTGACCGCGGTGGCGGCGAGTCTGTTCGTCTTCTCCGTCGAGACGACCGTCGTCGAGTCCCCGTCCGTCGCCGACCCCGCGACGGTCGCCGAACCCGTCACGAACGTCGGCCCCGACCTCCTCAGCGTTGTCATCGTCTTCGGCGGTCTCGCGCTCGCCGGAATCACGGCGCTCGCGGCGTGGTACGTCCTTCCCGCCGCGCTCGCTCGACTCGCGGTCGAGGACCGCCTCGGCGCGGCGTTCGAGTTCCGGACGCTCTGGCGCGTCGTCACGACGAACTCGTACGCGACCGGGTGGCTGGTCGCGCTGGTCGTCCTCGTGGTCGGAGGAGCGTTGGTCGGGGGTCTCGCCTCGATACCGCTGGTCGGGTGGGTGCTGGCCCCGTTCGCGGGCTTCTACCTGAACGTCGTCGCGTTCGCGTTGTACGGACAGGGGTACCGCGAGGCGACTCCGAACGACCGCCGGGAGACCGTCGGCGGGAACGAACAGGCCACCGCCTGA
- the rqcH gene encoding ribosome rescue protein RqcH: MDQKRELSSIDLAAVVAELGSYEGAKLDKAYLYGDDLLRLKMRDFDRGRVELIVEVGESKRAHVSAPENVPDAPGRPPNFAMMLRNRLSGADFAGVEQYGFDRILQFHFERGDENTTIVAELFGQGNLAVLDENNEVVDSLDTVRLKSRTVAPGSQYEFPDERINPLEVDYETLVAHMEESDTDLVRTLATQLNFGGLYAEEVCTRAGVEKGKDIADADEDDYEAIFDAIERLAEPVRSGQFDPRVYREDDVLVDVTPMPLEEYDDLESEAFDTFNDAVDHYFANLVPEGQTESEAAASDQRPDFEAEIEKQKRIIEQQEQAIEGFEQEAEAEREKAERLYGHYGLADDILTTVRNALDEGTSWEEIEARFEEGAEQGIEAAEAVRGVDPENGMVTVELDGVDVPLDASMGVEKNADRLYTEAKRIEEKKEGAQAAIEDTREDLEEVRQRKEEWEADTGDDAEDDGDDESEDVDWLSEPSIPIRKQEQWYERFRWFRTSDGFLVIGGRNADQNEELVQKYLEGNDLFFHAQAHGGPVTVLKTSDPSEPSRDVDVPEQSKREAAQFAVSYSSVWKDSRFAGDAYVVTPDQVSKTPESGEYLEKGGFAIRGDREYFRDVAVGVAVGISCEPHTRVLGGPPEAVVPQVETHVEVEPGRYAQNDIAKRIYRAFRERFADTSFVRKVASPDLIQEFLPPGGSRMKDE; encoded by the coding sequence ATGGACCAGAAGCGGGAACTGTCGAGTATCGACCTCGCGGCCGTCGTGGCCGAACTCGGTAGCTACGAGGGCGCGAAACTCGACAAGGCCTATCTCTACGGCGACGACCTCCTGCGACTCAAGATGCGGGACTTCGACCGCGGTCGGGTCGAACTCATCGTGGAAGTCGGCGAGTCGAAGCGCGCACACGTCTCGGCGCCCGAGAACGTCCCCGACGCGCCGGGGCGACCGCCGAACTTCGCCATGATGCTCCGGAACCGACTGTCGGGCGCGGACTTCGCGGGCGTCGAGCAGTACGGCTTCGACCGCATCCTCCAGTTCCACTTCGAGCGCGGCGACGAGAACACCACCATCGTCGCGGAACTGTTCGGGCAGGGGAACCTCGCGGTGCTGGACGAGAACAACGAAGTCGTCGATTCGCTCGACACGGTCCGTCTCAAGTCCCGGACCGTCGCGCCGGGAAGCCAGTACGAGTTCCCCGACGAGCGGATCAACCCGCTCGAAGTCGACTACGAGACGCTCGTCGCCCACATGGAGGAATCGGACACCGACCTCGTGCGCACGCTCGCGACCCAACTCAACTTCGGCGGCCTCTACGCCGAGGAGGTCTGTACGCGCGCCGGCGTCGAGAAGGGCAAGGACATCGCGGACGCCGACGAGGACGACTACGAGGCCATCTTCGACGCCATCGAGCGCCTCGCCGAACCGGTCCGGTCCGGGCAGTTCGACCCCCGCGTCTACCGCGAGGACGACGTGCTGGTGGACGTGACGCCGATGCCCCTCGAAGAGTACGACGACCTCGAAAGCGAGGCGTTCGACACGTTCAACGACGCGGTCGACCACTACTTCGCCAACCTCGTGCCGGAGGGCCAGACCGAGAGCGAGGCGGCCGCGAGCGACCAGCGCCCCGACTTCGAGGCCGAAATCGAGAAGCAAAAGCGAATCATCGAACAGCAGGAGCAGGCCATCGAGGGATTCGAGCAGGAGGCCGAGGCCGAACGCGAGAAGGCCGAGCGACTCTACGGTCACTACGGTCTCGCCGACGACATCCTCACCACGGTCCGAAACGCGCTGGACGAGGGCACCTCGTGGGAGGAAATCGAGGCCCGGTTCGAGGAGGGCGCCGAGCAGGGCATCGAGGCCGCCGAGGCCGTGCGGGGCGTCGACCCCGAGAACGGCATGGTCACGGTCGAACTCGACGGCGTAGACGTGCCCCTCGACGCCTCGATGGGCGTCGAGAAGAACGCCGACCGCCTCTACACCGAGGCCAAGCGCATCGAGGAGAAGAAGGAGGGCGCGCAGGCCGCCATCGAGGACACCCGCGAGGACTTGGAGGAAGTCAGACAGCGAAAGGAGGAGTGGGAGGCCGACACAGGTGACGACGCCGAGGACGACGGCGACGACGAGTCGGAGGACGTGGACTGGCTCTCGGAACCCTCGATTCCGATTCGCAAACAGGAGCAGTGGTACGAGCGATTCCGGTGGTTCCGGACCAGCGACGGCTTCCTCGTCATCGGGGGCCGCAACGCCGACCAGAACGAGGAACTCGTACAGAAGTATCTGGAGGGCAACGACCTGTTCTTCCACGCGCAGGCCCACGGCGGACCGGTCACGGTCCTCAAGACTTCGGACCCGAGCGAACCCTCCCGCGACGTGGACGTGCCCGAGCAGAGTAAGCGCGAGGCCGCCCAGTTCGCGGTGTCGTACTCCTCGGTCTGGAAGGACAGTCGGTTCGCGGGCGACGCCTACGTGGTGACCCCTGACCAGGTGAGCAAGACGCCGGAGAGCGGCGAGTACTTGGAGAAGGGCGGGTTCGCCATCCGCGGCGACCGCGAGTACTTCCGGGACGTGGCGGTCGGCGTCGCGGTCGGGATTTCGTGCGAACCGCACACCCGCGTCCTCGGCGGCCCGCCCGAGGCGGTCGTTCCGCAGGTCGAGACCCACGTCGAGGTCGAACCCGGCCGCTACGCCCAGAACGACATCGCCAAGCGCATCTACCGAGCGTTCCGCGAGCGGTTCGCCGACACCTCGTTCGTCCGGAAGGTGGCGAGCCCCGACCTGATTCAGGAGTTCCTTCCGCCCGGCGGGAGTCGGATGAAAGACGAGTAG
- a CDS encoding phosphoesterase, which produces MSALDTAMRLYPYVFHPGVMVGAGALVLIYGEWARRDADRSALVRRLAAFLGAGVLSLAPTLAYVLVTGQSLYRVTKGNAWEVDALVAGGIFVTAGVTWSLWHRYDWGSLVPGYAEALVVATIPYAALSPFWNFSGHVTMALVPTLYLTLVDRRFWPTLAIPVVMVPNRVYLNAHGWAQSVGAFLVVAALVVGVFWHQTGGKLRAEPDSTAS; this is translated from the coding sequence ATGAGCGCGCTGGATACGGCGATGAGACTCTACCCGTACGTCTTCCACCCGGGCGTGATGGTCGGCGCGGGGGCGCTCGTCCTGATTTACGGCGAGTGGGCGCGGCGGGACGCCGACCGTTCGGCGCTCGTCCGCCGCCTCGCGGCGTTCCTCGGCGCGGGCGTCCTCTCGCTCGCTCCGACGCTGGCGTACGTCCTCGTCACGGGTCAGAGCCTCTATCGGGTGACGAAGGGCAACGCTTGGGAGGTGGACGCGCTGGTCGCGGGCGGTATCTTCGTCACGGCGGGTGTGACGTGGTCGCTCTGGCACCGCTACGACTGGGGGTCGCTGGTGCCGGGGTACGCGGAGGCGCTCGTGGTCGCGACGATTCCCTACGCCGCGCTCTCGCCGTTCTGGAACTTCTCGGGGCACGTCACGATGGCGCTGGTGCCGACGCTCTACCTGACGCTCGTGGACCGGAGGTTCTGGCCGACGCTGGCGATTCCGGTCGTGATGGTGCCGAATCGAGTGTATCTGAACGCTCACGGCTGGGCGCAGTCGGTCGGCGCGTTTCTGGTCGTCGCCGCGCTGGTCGTCGGGGTGTTCTGGCACCAGACCGGCGGGAAGTTGCGCGCAGAACCGGACTCGACCGCTTCGTGA
- a CDS encoding DUF4013 domain-containing protein: protein MLEDSLAYPTNGESGLARILIGGVLGLFSFLLFPMFIVYGYMIRAMAAASREEAEPPAFEDWGELLVDGIKASAVGIAYALVPIILLFTTTGVLGAGSEAGGNAGGVLAGIGVLGLLVVVVLLFALQYALPAALTNMGREERLGAAFDFETLKPVLTSGEYLKAVILTFGVALIGGIAFSVFALVTIGIGYLVAPFFYFWLYLAGSYMFGTAFGSVVDTEPAGASQQVQMS, encoded by the coding sequence ATGTTAGAAGATTCGTTAGCATATCCGACGAACGGAGAGAGCGGCCTCGCACGCATCCTGATTGGCGGAGTATTGGGTCTGTTTTCGTTCTTACTGTTCCCGATGTTCATCGTGTACGGTTACATGATTCGAGCCATGGCGGCGGCGTCCCGCGAGGAAGCCGAACCGCCAGCGTTCGAGGACTGGGGCGAACTCCTCGTCGACGGCATCAAAGCGTCGGCGGTCGGCATCGCGTACGCGTTAGTTCCGATAATTCTCCTGTTCACCACGACGGGCGTACTCGGTGCGGGGTCGGAAGCGGGCGGCAACGCCGGCGGGGTGCTCGCCGGTATCGGTGTCCTCGGCCTGCTCGTCGTCGTCGTGCTGCTGTTCGCCCTCCAGTACGCCCTCCCTGCCGCACTCACTAACATGGGCCGCGAAGAACGTCTCGGCGCCGCGTTCGACTTCGAGACGCTGAAACCGGTCCTCACGAGCGGCGAGTACCTGAAGGCGGTCATCCTGACGTTCGGCGTGGCGCTCATCGGCGGCATCGCGTTCAGCGTGTTCGCACTGGTTACCATCGGCATCGGCTATCTCGTCGCGCCGTTCTTCTACTTCTGGCTCTACCTCGCCGGAAGTTACATGTTCGGAACGGCGTTCGGTAGCGTCGTCGACACGGAACCCGCCGGGGCGAGCCAGCAGGTCCAGATGTCCTGA
- a CDS encoding MBL fold metallo-hydrolase, whose amino-acid sequence MNLTLLGSGGDSQTPMPTCDCRVCAPAREEGRPHARLGNSTYVHEAAAVVDAPESIWAMLNREDVRDVEYIFLSHHHMDHVGGLRVVQAIGRPQYPLENWDNEDPATVVMSETTYDRMAESLDIEAQYDDRGYAEFEFLADGETMSLGDGVEVTGVGAPLDPDGPEDAAMGYLFRDDGDPGESASSALVFPDETTFLDLDKVPDDLDCWVKECGYFRETGDGEPIMTDELWTEETDHQTTFDQTLEQVRTVEPDRTVLTEIEEIYRRRPDEYAELADEYADLGVEFGHDGMELEV is encoded by the coding sequence GTGAACCTCACCCTCTTGGGTTCGGGCGGCGACTCCCAGACCCCGATGCCGACCTGCGACTGTCGCGTCTGCGCCCCCGCCCGCGAGGAGGGCCGACCCCACGCTAGACTCGGCAACTCGACGTACGTCCACGAGGCCGCCGCCGTCGTGGACGCGCCCGAGTCCATCTGGGCCATGCTGAACCGCGAGGACGTGCGCGACGTGGAGTACATCTTCCTCTCGCACCACCACATGGACCACGTCGGGGGACTGCGGGTCGTGCAGGCCATCGGTCGCCCGCAGTACCCCCTCGAAAACTGGGACAACGAGGACCCCGCCACCGTGGTGATGAGCGAGACCACCTACGACCGCATGGCCGAGTCGCTGGACATCGAGGCCCAGTACGACGACCGGGGGTACGCCGAGTTCGAGTTCCTCGCCGACGGCGAGACGATGTCGCTCGGCGACGGCGTCGAGGTGACGGGCGTCGGCGCACCGCTCGACCCCGACGGTCCCGAGGACGCCGCGATGGGGTACCTGTTCCGGGACGACGGCGACCCCGGTGAGTCGGCGTCGAGCGCGCTCGTGTTCCCCGACGAGACGACGTTCCTCGACCTCGACAAGGTGCCCGACGACCTCGACTGCTGGGTCAAGGAGTGTGGCTACTTCCGGGAGACGGGCGACGGCGAACCCATCATGACCGACGAACTCTGGACCGAGGAGACCGACCACCAGACCACCTTCGACCAGACGCTCGAACAGGTCCGGACCGTCGAACCCGACCGGACCGTCCTGACCGAAATCGAGGAGATATACCGGCGGCGGCCCGACGAGTACGCCGAACTGGCCGACGAGTACGCCGACCTCGGCGTCGAGTTCGGTCACGACGGGATGGAACTGGAGGTCTGA
- a CDS encoding mRNA surveillance protein pelota, producing the protein MRITSRDPAEGRRERITLVPETLDDLWHLTYVLEPGDFVAADTTRRIQRNDDQMRDTGGEREHLHVTLGVEDTEFHKFSNRLRISGVIESASREDQLGQHHTVNVEENKELTIEKVWKPDQLDRLEEAEEATENTDVAIVTVEEGKAHIHTVAQYGTDEYAEFTGTTGKGEFARGRDELFAELTGALERMDVDAIILAGPGFTKQDALDYIEEEAPDLSEKITTVDTSAVGDRGVHEVLKRGAVEEVQKDTRIAREAELIDELTKRIGEGVKVAYGAEQVEKAADFGAIEHLLLLDERLREERGADGEWDFDVNELITTTERKGGEVTVFSSEFAPGDQLAGFGGIAALLRYRLE; encoded by the coding sequence ATGCGAATCACGAGCAGAGACCCCGCCGAGGGCCGACGCGAGCGCATCACGCTCGTCCCCGAGACCCTCGACGACCTCTGGCATCTCACCTACGTCCTCGAACCCGGCGACTTCGTGGCCGCCGACACGACCCGGCGCATCCAGCGCAACGACGACCAGATGCGCGACACCGGCGGCGAGCGCGAACACCTGCACGTCACGCTCGGCGTCGAGGACACCGAGTTCCACAAGTTCTCGAACCGCCTGCGCATCAGCGGCGTCATCGAGAGCGCCTCCCGGGAGGACCAACTCGGCCAGCACCACACCGTCAACGTCGAGGAGAACAAGGAACTCACCATCGAGAAGGTCTGGAAACCGGACCAACTCGACCGCCTCGAAGAGGCCGAGGAGGCGACCGAGAACACCGACGTGGCCATCGTCACCGTCGAGGAGGGGAAGGCCCACATCCACACGGTCGCCCAGTACGGCACCGACGAGTACGCCGAGTTCACGGGCACGACCGGGAAGGGCGAGTTCGCCCGGGGTCGCGACGAACTGTTCGCGGAACTGACCGGCGCGCTCGAACGCATGGACGTCGACGCCATCATCCTCGCCGGACCGGGGTTCACCAAGCAGGACGCGCTCGACTACATCGAGGAGGAGGCCCCCGACCTGTCCGAGAAGATTACCACGGTGGACACCAGCGCGGTCGGCGACCGGGGCGTCCACGAGGTGCTGAAGCGCGGCGCGGTCGAGGAGGTCCAGAAGGACACCCGCATCGCCCGCGAGGCCGAACTCATCGACGAACTCACCAAGCGCATCGGCGAGGGCGTGAAGGTTGCCTACGGGGCCGAGCAGGTCGAGAAGGCCGCCGACTTCGGAGCCATCGAACACCTCCTGCTCCTGGACGAGCGCCTGCGCGAGGAGCGAGGCGCGGACGGCGAGTGGGACTTCGACGTGAACGAACTCATCACGACGACCGAGCGGAAGGGCGGCGAGGTGACGGTGTTCTCGAGCGAGTTCGCGCCGGGCGACCAACTCGCGGGGTTCGGCGGTATCGCCGCGCTCCTGCGGTACAGACTGGAGTGA